In the Candidatus Thermoplasmatota archaeon genome, one interval contains:
- a CDS encoding nicotinamide-nucleotide adenylyltransferase, protein MRALLIGRFQPFHKGHTELVKYVLEKYGELVIIIGSAQESYTFHNPFTAGERYLMIYKAMEEIKIEKCHVIPVPDINRYGVYASHIIDLSPKFDVVLSNNALIKEIFEKDDINVIETPMFEREKYSGTEIRRRMAEGEKWEHLVPEAVARTIKEIKGDERIRKLYQIK, encoded by the coding sequence ATGCGTGCTTTGCTGATAGGAAGATTCCAGCCTTTTCATAAAGGGCATACAGAACTTGTAAAATATGTATTGGAAAAATACGGTGAATTAGTTATCATCATAGGTTCTGCACAGGAGAGTTACACTTTTCATAACCCCTTTACGGCGGGAGAAAGATACCTGATGATTTATAAGGCGATGGAAGAGATAAAGATTGAAAAATGTCATGTCATTCCAGTACCGGATATAAACCGCTACGGTGTATATGCCAGCCATATAATAGATCTTTCCCCAAAATTTGATGTGGTTCTGTCAAATAATGCACTCATAAAAGAAATATTCGAAAAGGATGACATCAATGTTATCGAAACGCCCATGTTCGAAAGAGAAAAATACTCCGGCACCGAAATAAGGCGCCGGATGGCTGAAGGCGAGAAATGGGAACATCTTGTGCCAGAGGCTGTAGCAAGGACAATAAAAGAAATAAAAGGTGATGAAAGAATCAGGAAGCTCTACCAGATAAAATGA
- a CDS encoding SWIM zinc finger family protein, whose product MLSKLKRSNVMGMCDERIFCRGEDYYKRGFVRELIEVDGIIHAKVIGTYIYDVEIKEKDGIMEADCSCPFEGFCKHIAAVLLAWVNRDSSKSKVEFIDTKHVKEYLQGVDKDKLVEIIMGYASTNMNLLKSLKVDASIALRKSIDVNSYKREIANAMDVDFIDYYSQIDFIKNLNRIEKDIRKLIDPYPNDACDLLFYFIEKCMKKIDYVDDSSGSFGDFIVELGSLYGKSLRNADIDENIIAPRLIKLYFKFSDYGVEDAILEAMKELNNDSLAKIEDLAWGKLKKAGKKDEWEIENAQDLILEIVERRDNERYIELCKEWKRYRRLVDKLKELNRYGEAIHAAKEGIDNGIKLREELYELYKNQGDYESALSIGWKIFFDSTRNGFIKIKEASALLGRWDEERGKIIEFLEDNKRNEDLLVGIYLETKDLEKALEHSKGIGEYTLKKLAESVERRFPEKAIEIYSQIAEKSIDMRSNDAYRRAAGYLKKAKAVYKRMDRMDNWVKYIEDIRTIHKRKINFMAEIKGL is encoded by the coding sequence ATGCTTTCTAAACTAAAAAGAAGCAATGTTATGGGGATGTGCGATGAGCGTATATTCTGTAGAGGCGAGGATTATTATAAACGTGGCTTTGTAAGAGAACTCATCGAGGTCGATGGGATCATACATGCAAAGGTAATTGGCACCTATATCTATGATGTGGAGATTAAGGAAAAAGACGGTATAATGGAAGCAGATTGTTCTTGCCCATTTGAAGGTTTTTGTAAGCATATCGCCGCAGTTCTTCTTGCATGGGTAAATCGTGACTCTTCAAAGTCAAAGGTTGAGTTTATTGATACAAAGCACGTTAAAGAATATCTTCAAGGTGTTGATAAAGATAAATTGGTTGAAATAATTATGGGTTATGCATCTACGAATATGAATTTATTGAAATCGTTGAAGGTCGATGCATCAATAGCCCTTAGGAAAAGCATAGATGTTAATTCTTATAAGCGCGAGATTGCCAATGCTATGGATGTGGATTTCATCGATTATTATTCACAAATAGATTTCATAAAAAATCTCAATAGAATAGAGAAAGACATAAGAAAACTCATCGACCCTTATCCAAATGATGCATGCGACCTATTGTTCTATTTTATTGAGAAGTGCATGAAGAAAATTGATTACGTAGACGATTCATCTGGTTCATTCGGAGATTTTATCGTGGAACTCGGTTCTCTATATGGTAAATCTCTGAGAAATGCTGATATCGATGAAAATATTATTGCGCCAAGGTTGATCAAATTGTATTTCAAATTTTCAGATTATGGAGTGGAGGATGCTATTTTAGAAGCAATGAAAGAGTTAAATAACGATTCTTTAGCAAAGATAGAAGATCTCGCTTGGGGAAAGTTGAAGAAGGCAGGTAAAAAAGATGAATGGGAAATAGAAAATGCACAGGACCTTATCTTGGAAATAGTAGAGCGGAGGGATAATGAACGTTATATAGAATTGTGCAAGGAGTGGAAAAGATATAGGAGATTAGTCGATAAACTCAAGGAGCTCAATAGGTATGGGGAAGCCATTCATGCGGCAAAAGAAGGGATTGATAATGGAATAAAATTGAGGGAAGAACTCTATGAACTCTACAAAAATCAAGGAGATTATGAAAGTGCCCTATCTATTGGTTGGAAAATTTTCTTTGATTCTACACGAAATGGATTTATCAAGATTAAAGAGGCATCAGCCTTGCTTGGTAGGTGGGATGAAGAAAGGGGAAAGATTATCGAATTTCTGGAAGATAATAAGAGAAACGAGGACCTATTGGTTGGCATTTATCTGGAGACAAAGGATCTGGAAAAGGCATTGGAGCATAGTAAGGGAATTGGTGAATACACTCTGAAAAAATTAGCAGAATCTGTTGAGCGTAGATTCCCAGAGAAAGCAATTGAGATTTATAGTCAAATCGCCGAGAAAAGCATAGATATGAGGAGTAATGATGCATATAGAAGAGCAGCAGGGTACCTAAAAAAGGCAAAGGCAGTTTACAAAAGAATGGATAGAATGGACAATTGGGTGAAATACATCGAAGATATACGCACCATTCATAAGAGAAAAATTAACTTTATGGCCGAGATAAAGGGGCTTTGA